A single region of the Penaeus vannamei isolate JL-2024 chromosome 23, ASM4276789v1, whole genome shotgun sequence genome encodes:
- the LOC138866078 gene encoding uncharacterized protein isoform X2: MPCSSVKERVVLHYSLMTATQKCLALTAAVLVVVVSPVVAISAFTFPLFGSNDQEVQQVSLDGGSFQEETTNGVTSGTCSYKDDSGRTVEVTFTKDHYGRVDARSRSFGVSDPDAAYHTCLQKVEERKRQQLEAAGMAGFLFTKEIDRGQSSYNTGRYPSQNHGQNSYNTGRYPSQNQGQSSYNTGRYPSQNQGQSSYNTGRYPSQNQGQSSYNTGTYPSQNQGQSSYNTGRYPSQNQGQSSYNTGRYPNQNQGQSSYPTGRYPSQNQGQSSHNTGTYPSQNHGQSSYNTGRYPSQNHGQSSHNTGTYPSQNYGQSSYNTGRYPSQNQGQSSYNTGRYPSQNQGAGQSSYPTGRYPSQSQGVSQASGSSSRQPQGSSAHSSYNGNRHRNPSRVQTTTQAYDRQNYPPRRQSVTRPTYGGNLSRNHAQATTQSFADDEGVNRPPTSNAQATTPTRPPTSNAQATTPTRTPIGNAQATTPTRPPIGNAQATTQSSAFPSLSGSASKTSSRNPGQVQMVFQTSHGNSVQFQENTNGGVTTGQCSYVDWQGRTIRINYTKYPDGRVNVVTEPRVWQPKRAYRTCIREARKEEERLNREMAETEADLRMQMQDIQSEMERQEQEAFGRGG; this comes from the exons ATGCCGTGTAGCTCAGTTAAAGAGAGAGTTGTCTTACACTATTCTTTG ATGACAGCCACGCAGAAGTGCCTGGCCCTGACCGCGGCCGTGTTGGTGGTCGTCGTGTCCCCTGTGGTGGCCATCAGtgccttcaccttccccctcttcggCAGCAACGACCAGGAGGTTCAACAGGTCTCCCTCGACGGCGGGTCGTTCCAGGAGGAGACCACCAATGGCGTGACATCCGGGACCTGTTCCTACAAGGACGACTCCGGGAGGACTGTCGAG GTAACATTCACCAAGGACCACTACGGAAGGGTGGACGCTCGCTCGAGGAGTTTCGGCGTGAGCGATCCCGACGCCGCCTACCACACCTGCCTGCAGAAGGTCGAGGAACGGAAGAGGCAGCAGTTAGAGGCGGCAGGA ATGGCAGGTTTCTTATTCACCAAGGAAATTGATAGAGGACAGAGTTCCT ACAACACAGGAAGATACCCAAGCCAAAATCACGGACAGAATTCCTACAACACGGGGAGATACCCAAGCCAAAATCAAGGACAGAGTTCCTACAACACAGGGAGATACCCAAGCCAAAACCAAGGACAGAGTTCCTACAACACAGGAAGATACCCAAGCCAAAATCAAGGACAGAGTTCCTACAACACAGGGACATACCCAAGCCAAAACCAAGGACAGAGTTCCTACAACACAGGAAGATACCCAAGCCAAAATCAAGGACAGAGTTCCTACAACACAGGAAGATACCCAAACCAAAATCAAGGGCAAAGTTCCTACCCTACTGGGAGATACCCAAGCCAAAACCAAGGACAGAGTTCTCACAACACAGGGACATACCCAAGCCAAAATCACGGACAGAGTTCCTACAACACAGGAAGATACCCAAGCCAAAATCACGGACAGAGTTCTCACAACACAGGGACATACCCAAGCCAAAATTACGGACAGAGTTCCTACAACACGGGAAGATACCCAAGCCAAAACCAAGGACAGAGTTCCTACAACACAGGGAGATACCCAAGCCAAAATCAGGGAGCCGGGCAGAGTTCCTACCCTACTGGGAGATACCCAAGCCAAAGTCAAGGAGTTTCACAGGCGTCTGGCAGTTCTTCGAGGCAGCCCCAGGGGTCGTCAGCTCACAGTTCCTACAATGGAAATCGACACAGAAACCCCAGTCGTGTTCAGACCACCACACAAGCCTACGACCGCCAAAACTACCCACCCCGACGCCAGAGTGTGACGCGACCTACCTATGGGGGAAATCTCTCTCGCAACCATGCTCAAGCAACCACGCAATCCTTTGCAGATGACGAGGGAGTGAACCGGCCGCCCACCAGCAACGCCCAAGCCACAACGCCGACCCGGCCGCCCACCAGCAACGCCCAAGCCACAACGCCGACCCGGACGCCCATCGGCAACGCCCAAGCCACAACGCCGACCCGGCCGCCCATCGGCAACGCCCAAGCCACAACGCAGTCGTCAGCGTTCCCTAGCCTCAGCGGGTCAGCGTCCAAGACCTCCTCCCGTAACCCCGGCCAGGTCCAGATGGTGTTTCAGACCTCCCATGGAAACTCTGTGCAGTTTCAGGAGAATACCAACGGGGGAGTCACTACGGGCCAGTGCTCTTATGTAGACTGGCAGGGCCGCACTATAAGG ATCAATTACACCAAGTATCCCGATGGGAGGGTTAATGTAGTCACGGAGCCTCGAGTGTGGCAGCCGAAGAGAGCATACCGCACGTGCATTCGGGAggctaggaaggaggaagagaggctgaACAGGGAAATGGCTGAG ACTGAAGCGGATTTGCGAATGCAGATGCAGGATATCCAGTCAGAGATGGAGCGCCAGGAACAGGAAGCCTTTG GACGTGGcggttaa
- the LOC138866078 gene encoding uncharacterized protein isoform X4, translated as MAGFLFTKEIDRGQSSSNTGRFPSQNQGQSSYNTGRYPSQNHGQNSYNTGRYPSQNQGQSSYNTGRYPSQNQGQSSYNTGRYPSQNQGQSSYNTGTYPSQNQGQSSYNTGRYPSQNQGQSSYNTGRYPNQNQGQSSYPTGRYPSQNQGQSSHNTGTYPSQNHGQSSYNTGRYPSQNHGQSSHNTGTYPSQNYGQSSYNTGRYPSQNQGQSSYNTGRYPSQNQGAGQSSYPTGRYPSQSQGVSQASGSSSRQPQGSSAHSSYNGNRHRNPSRVQTTTQAYDRQNYPPRRQSVTRPTYGGNLSRNHAQATTQSFADDEGVNRPPTSNAQATTPTRPPTSNAQATTPTRTPIGNAQATTPTRPPIGNAQATTQSSAFPSLSGSASKTSSRNPGQVQMVFQTSHGNSVQFQENTNGGVTTGQCSYVDWQGRTIRINYTKYPDGRVNVVTEPRVWQPKRAYRTCIREARKEEERLNREMAETEADLRMQMQDIQSEMERQEQEAFGRGG; from the exons ATGGCAGGTTTCTTATTCACCAAGGAAATTGATAGAGGACAGAGTTCCTCCAACACAGGAAGATTCCCAAGCCAAAACCAAGGACAGAGTTCCTACAACACAGGAAGATACCCAAGCCAAAATCACGGACAGAATTCCTACAACACGGGGAGATACCCAAGCCAAAATCAAGGACAGAGTTCCTACAACACAGGGAGATACCCAAGCCAAAACCAAGGACAGAGTTCCTACAACACAGGAAGATACCCAAGCCAAAATCAAGGACAGAGTTCCTACAACACAGGGACATACCCAAGCCAAAACCAAGGACAGAGTTCCTACAACACAGGAAGATACCCAAGCCAAAATCAAGGACAGAGTTCCTACAACACAGGAAGATACCCAAACCAAAATCAAGGGCAAAGTTCCTACCCTACTGGGAGATACCCAAGCCAAAACCAAGGACAGAGTTCTCACAACACAGGGACATACCCAAGCCAAAATCACGGACAGAGTTCCTACAACACAGGAAGATACCCAAGCCAAAATCACGGACAGAGTTCTCACAACACAGGGACATACCCAAGCCAAAATTACGGACAGAGTTCCTACAACACGGGAAGATACCCAAGCCAAAACCAAGGACAGAGTTCCTACAACACAGGGAGATACCCAAGCCAAAATCAGGGAGCCGGGCAGAGTTCCTACCCTACTGGGAGATACCCAAGCCAAAGTCAAGGAGTTTCACAGGCGTCTGGCAGTTCTTCGAGGCAGCCCCAGGGGTCGTCAGCTCACAGTTCCTACAATGGAAATCGACACAGAAACCCCAGTCGTGTTCAGACCACCACACAAGCCTACGACCGCCAAAACTACCCACCCCGACGCCAGAGTGTGACGCGACCTACCTATGGGGGAAATCTCTCTCGCAACCATGCTCAAGCAACCACGCAATCCTTTGCAGATGACGAGGGAGTGAACCGGCCGCCCACCAGCAACGCCCAAGCCACAACGCCGACCCGGCCGCCCACCAGCAACGCCCAAGCCACAACGCCGACCCGGACGCCCATCGGCAACGCCCAAGCCACAACGCCGACCCGGCCGCCCATCGGCAACGCCCAAGCCACAACGCAGTCGTCAGCGTTCCCTAGCCTCAGCGGGTCAGCGTCCAAGACCTCCTCCCGTAACCCCGGCCAGGTCCAGATGGTGTTTCAGACCTCCCATGGAAACTCTGTGCAGTTTCAGGAGAATACCAACGGGGGAGTCACTACGGGCCAGTGCTCTTATGTAGACTGGCAGGGCCGCACTATAAGG ATCAATTACACCAAGTATCCCGATGGGAGGGTTAATGTAGTCACGGAGCCTCGAGTGTGGCAGCCGAAGAGAGCATACCGCACGTGCATTCGGGAggctaggaaggaggaagagaggctgaACAGGGAAATGGCTGAG ACTGAAGCGGATTTGCGAATGCAGATGCAGGATATCCAGTCAGAGATGGAGCGCCAGGAACAGGAAGCCTTTG GACGTGGcggttaa
- the LOC138866078 gene encoding uncharacterized protein isoform X1 has protein sequence MPCSSVKERVVLHYSLMTATQKCLALTAAVLVVVVSPVVAISAFTFPLFGSNDQEVQQVSLDGGSFQEETTNGVTSGTCSYKDDSGRTVEVTFTKDHYGRVDARSRSFGVSDPDAAYHTCLQKVEERKRQQLEAAGMAGFLFTKEIDRGQSSSNTGRFPSQNQGQSSYNTGRYPSQNHGQNSYNTGRYPSQNQGQSSYNTGRYPSQNQGQSSYNTGRYPSQNQGQSSYNTGTYPSQNQGQSSYNTGRYPSQNQGQSSYNTGRYPNQNQGQSSYPTGRYPSQNQGQSSHNTGTYPSQNHGQSSYNTGRYPSQNHGQSSHNTGTYPSQNYGQSSYNTGRYPSQNQGQSSYNTGRYPSQNQGAGQSSYPTGRYPSQSQGVSQASGSSSRQPQGSSAHSSYNGNRHRNPSRVQTTTQAYDRQNYPPRRQSVTRPTYGGNLSRNHAQATTQSFADDEGVNRPPTSNAQATTPTRPPTSNAQATTPTRTPIGNAQATTPTRPPIGNAQATTQSSAFPSLSGSASKTSSRNPGQVQMVFQTSHGNSVQFQENTNGGVTTGQCSYVDWQGRTIRINYTKYPDGRVNVVTEPRVWQPKRAYRTCIREARKEEERLNREMAETEADLRMQMQDIQSEMERQEQEAFGRGG, from the exons ATGCCGTGTAGCTCAGTTAAAGAGAGAGTTGTCTTACACTATTCTTTG ATGACAGCCACGCAGAAGTGCCTGGCCCTGACCGCGGCCGTGTTGGTGGTCGTCGTGTCCCCTGTGGTGGCCATCAGtgccttcaccttccccctcttcggCAGCAACGACCAGGAGGTTCAACAGGTCTCCCTCGACGGCGGGTCGTTCCAGGAGGAGACCACCAATGGCGTGACATCCGGGACCTGTTCCTACAAGGACGACTCCGGGAGGACTGTCGAG GTAACATTCACCAAGGACCACTACGGAAGGGTGGACGCTCGCTCGAGGAGTTTCGGCGTGAGCGATCCCGACGCCGCCTACCACACCTGCCTGCAGAAGGTCGAGGAACGGAAGAGGCAGCAGTTAGAGGCGGCAGGA ATGGCAGGTTTCTTATTCACCAAGGAAATTGATAGAGGACAGAGTTCCTCCAACACAGGAAGATTCCCAAGCCAAAACCAAGGACAGAGTTCCTACAACACAGGAAGATACCCAAGCCAAAATCACGGACAGAATTCCTACAACACGGGGAGATACCCAAGCCAAAATCAAGGACAGAGTTCCTACAACACAGGGAGATACCCAAGCCAAAACCAAGGACAGAGTTCCTACAACACAGGAAGATACCCAAGCCAAAATCAAGGACAGAGTTCCTACAACACAGGGACATACCCAAGCCAAAACCAAGGACAGAGTTCCTACAACACAGGAAGATACCCAAGCCAAAATCAAGGACAGAGTTCCTACAACACAGGAAGATACCCAAACCAAAATCAAGGGCAAAGTTCCTACCCTACTGGGAGATACCCAAGCCAAAACCAAGGACAGAGTTCTCACAACACAGGGACATACCCAAGCCAAAATCACGGACAGAGTTCCTACAACACAGGAAGATACCCAAGCCAAAATCACGGACAGAGTTCTCACAACACAGGGACATACCCAAGCCAAAATTACGGACAGAGTTCCTACAACACGGGAAGATACCCAAGCCAAAACCAAGGACAGAGTTCCTACAACACAGGGAGATACCCAAGCCAAAATCAGGGAGCCGGGCAGAGTTCCTACCCTACTGGGAGATACCCAAGCCAAAGTCAAGGAGTTTCACAGGCGTCTGGCAGTTCTTCGAGGCAGCCCCAGGGGTCGTCAGCTCACAGTTCCTACAATGGAAATCGACACAGAAACCCCAGTCGTGTTCAGACCACCACACAAGCCTACGACCGCCAAAACTACCCACCCCGACGCCAGAGTGTGACGCGACCTACCTATGGGGGAAATCTCTCTCGCAACCATGCTCAAGCAACCACGCAATCCTTTGCAGATGACGAGGGAGTGAACCGGCCGCCCACCAGCAACGCCCAAGCCACAACGCCGACCCGGCCGCCCACCAGCAACGCCCAAGCCACAACGCCGACCCGGACGCCCATCGGCAACGCCCAAGCCACAACGCCGACCCGGCCGCCCATCGGCAACGCCCAAGCCACAACGCAGTCGTCAGCGTTCCCTAGCCTCAGCGGGTCAGCGTCCAAGACCTCCTCCCGTAACCCCGGCCAGGTCCAGATGGTGTTTCAGACCTCCCATGGAAACTCTGTGCAGTTTCAGGAGAATACCAACGGGGGAGTCACTACGGGCCAGTGCTCTTATGTAGACTGGCAGGGCCGCACTATAAGG ATCAATTACACCAAGTATCCCGATGGGAGGGTTAATGTAGTCACGGAGCCTCGAGTGTGGCAGCCGAAGAGAGCATACCGCACGTGCATTCGGGAggctaggaaggaggaagagaggctgaACAGGGAAATGGCTGAG ACTGAAGCGGATTTGCGAATGCAGATGCAGGATATCCAGTCAGAGATGGAGCGCCAGGAACAGGAAGCCTTTG GACGTGGcggttaa
- the LOC138866078 gene encoding uncharacterized protein isoform X3, with product MTATQKCLALTAAVLVVVVSPVVAISAFTFPLFGSNDQEVQQVSLDGGSFQEETTNGVTSGTCSYKDDSGRTVEVTFTKDHYGRVDARSRSFGVSDPDAAYHTCLQKVEERKRQQLEAAGMAGFLFTKEIDRGQSSSNTGRFPSQNQGQSSYNTGRYPSQNHGQNSYNTGRYPSQNQGQSSYNTGRYPSQNQGQSSYNTGRYPSQNQGQSSYNTGTYPSQNQGQSSYNTGRYPSQNQGQSSYNTGRYPNQNQGQSSYPTGRYPSQNQGQSSHNTGTYPSQNHGQSSYNTGRYPSQNHGQSSHNTGTYPSQNYGQSSYNTGRYPSQNQGQSSYNTGRYPSQNQGAGQSSYPTGRYPSQSQGVSQASGSSSRQPQGSSAHSSYNGNRHRNPSRVQTTTQAYDRQNYPPRRQSVTRPTYGGNLSRNHAQATTQSFADDEGVNRPPTSNAQATTPTRPPTSNAQATTPTRTPIGNAQATTPTRPPIGNAQATTQSSAFPSLSGSASKTSSRNPGQVQMVFQTSHGNSVQFQENTNGGVTTGQCSYVDWQGRTIRINYTKYPDGRVNVVTEPRVWQPKRAYRTCIREARKEEERLNREMAETEADLRMQMQDIQSEMERQEQEAFGRGG from the exons ATGACAGCCACGCAGAAGTGCCTGGCCCTGACCGCGGCCGTGTTGGTGGTCGTCGTGTCCCCTGTGGTGGCCATCAGtgccttcaccttccccctcttcggCAGCAACGACCAGGAGGTTCAACAGGTCTCCCTCGACGGCGGGTCGTTCCAGGAGGAGACCACCAATGGCGTGACATCCGGGACCTGTTCCTACAAGGACGACTCCGGGAGGACTGTCGAG GTAACATTCACCAAGGACCACTACGGAAGGGTGGACGCTCGCTCGAGGAGTTTCGGCGTGAGCGATCCCGACGCCGCCTACCACACCTGCCTGCAGAAGGTCGAGGAACGGAAGAGGCAGCAGTTAGAGGCGGCAGGA ATGGCAGGTTTCTTATTCACCAAGGAAATTGATAGAGGACAGAGTTCCTCCAACACAGGAAGATTCCCAAGCCAAAACCAAGGACAGAGTTCCTACAACACAGGAAGATACCCAAGCCAAAATCACGGACAGAATTCCTACAACACGGGGAGATACCCAAGCCAAAATCAAGGACAGAGTTCCTACAACACAGGGAGATACCCAAGCCAAAACCAAGGACAGAGTTCCTACAACACAGGAAGATACCCAAGCCAAAATCAAGGACAGAGTTCCTACAACACAGGGACATACCCAAGCCAAAACCAAGGACAGAGTTCCTACAACACAGGAAGATACCCAAGCCAAAATCAAGGACAGAGTTCCTACAACACAGGAAGATACCCAAACCAAAATCAAGGGCAAAGTTCCTACCCTACTGGGAGATACCCAAGCCAAAACCAAGGACAGAGTTCTCACAACACAGGGACATACCCAAGCCAAAATCACGGACAGAGTTCCTACAACACAGGAAGATACCCAAGCCAAAATCACGGACAGAGTTCTCACAACACAGGGACATACCCAAGCCAAAATTACGGACAGAGTTCCTACAACACGGGAAGATACCCAAGCCAAAACCAAGGACAGAGTTCCTACAACACAGGGAGATACCCAAGCCAAAATCAGGGAGCCGGGCAGAGTTCCTACCCTACTGGGAGATACCCAAGCCAAAGTCAAGGAGTTTCACAGGCGTCTGGCAGTTCTTCGAGGCAGCCCCAGGGGTCGTCAGCTCACAGTTCCTACAATGGAAATCGACACAGAAACCCCAGTCGTGTTCAGACCACCACACAAGCCTACGACCGCCAAAACTACCCACCCCGACGCCAGAGTGTGACGCGACCTACCTATGGGGGAAATCTCTCTCGCAACCATGCTCAAGCAACCACGCAATCCTTTGCAGATGACGAGGGAGTGAACCGGCCGCCCACCAGCAACGCCCAAGCCACAACGCCGACCCGGCCGCCCACCAGCAACGCCCAAGCCACAACGCCGACCCGGACGCCCATCGGCAACGCCCAAGCCACAACGCCGACCCGGCCGCCCATCGGCAACGCCCAAGCCACAACGCAGTCGTCAGCGTTCCCTAGCCTCAGCGGGTCAGCGTCCAAGACCTCCTCCCGTAACCCCGGCCAGGTCCAGATGGTGTTTCAGACCTCCCATGGAAACTCTGTGCAGTTTCAGGAGAATACCAACGGGGGAGTCACTACGGGCCAGTGCTCTTATGTAGACTGGCAGGGCCGCACTATAAGG ATCAATTACACCAAGTATCCCGATGGGAGGGTTAATGTAGTCACGGAGCCTCGAGTGTGGCAGCCGAAGAGAGCATACCGCACGTGCATTCGGGAggctaggaaggaggaagagaggctgaACAGGGAAATGGCTGAG ACTGAAGCGGATTTGCGAATGCAGATGCAGGATATCCAGTCAGAGATGGAGCGCCAGGAACAGGAAGCCTTTG GACGTGGcggttaa